The Leptospira sp. WS39.C2 genome contains a region encoding:
- a CDS encoding tetratricopeptide repeat protein, whose amino-acid sequence MKIDGKKALKVLEEAREAKNELLYEKALTLYTEYLNMVDPSFTHGVWNSMAEILFAQNKWNDALTHCNKALEIMKDFVPALELRIKIQSALGNLNQTYEDQTKIKELEAIEKSKWDDPNHYYHYK is encoded by the coding sequence ATGAAAATTGATGGGAAAAAAGCACTCAAAGTATTAGAAGAAGCTAGAGAAGCAAAAAATGAACTTTTGTATGAGAAAGCCCTTACTTTGTATACCGAATATCTAAATATGGTGGATCCTTCCTTTACGCATGGAGTTTGGAATTCTATGGCGGAAATTTTATTTGCACAAAACAAATGGAATGATGCGTTGACTCATTGTAACAAAGCACTCGAAATCATGAAAGATTTTGTCCCTGCTTTAGAACTTAGGATCAAAATCCAATCAGCTCTTGGCAACCTAAATCAAACATACGAAGATCAAACTAAGATTAAAGAATTGGAAGCGATTGAAAAATCAAAATGGGACGACCCTAACCACTATTACCATTACAAATGA